The Actinobacillus succinogenes 130Z region TCAAAATTGTTGGTTTCAACTTCAGCTACAGCGACTTTACGTTCGTCTTTTGCTTTAGCCATTGGGGACGCTTCGGTTACGGCGTGCTTAGTACGAATGATTACGTTACGAAGAACTGCGTCGTTGTAACGGAAAGTTGTTTCTAGCTCGTCGATGACTTCTTGAGGCGCTTCTACATTCATAAGCACGTAGTGTGCTTTATGTA contains the following coding sequences:
- the rpsF gene encoding 30S ribosomal protein S6, whose protein sequence is MRHYEIVFMVHPDQSEQVPGMIERYTGSVKEAGGQIHRLEDWGRRQLAYPINKLHKAHYVLMNVEAPQEVIDELETTFRYNDAVLRNVIIRTKHAVTEASPMAKAKDERKVAVAEVETNNFEDAEE